A window of Ruminococcus champanellensis 18P13 = JCM 17042 contains these coding sequences:
- a CDS encoding ATPase involved in chromosome partitioning: MMQLVLAASSEDYLMQLQTLLLEQCGQLNLEIISDYSYLESYFQEDRKPDLLLISEGYYNRMRKNGTLGAAGRLPATRVFLLSKEGTRPEGLPYGVRVPRDCAAHLPALVRQLYATKPKPEAARLATRLITVHSPLGRSGKTTVAMGLAYTLAEKGAKTLFLSMDRLQSCNWLLGESRYLPDDHLRTFTPDNAGIADDLESLVRRHGFYYIPPFSSPGLSLRIPKETYLHMATKLVEAHAYDCIVMDASCEFSSTVCKLMQASHNNVVIALQDANSSYKLNRMLVCLEDPFQEKFSYLCNLYRENVEDSRSTLMKKTIGERIIPYNPRLDGEQIIKAAADPAFAHVMQELTGTMY, translated from the coding sequence ATGATGCAGCTCGTATTGGCGGCATCCTCTGAGGATTATCTGATGCAGTTGCAAACCCTGCTGCTGGAGCAGTGCGGTCAGTTGAATCTGGAAATCATTTCCGACTACAGCTACCTGGAATCCTATTTTCAGGAGGACAGAAAGCCGGATCTGCTGCTGATCTCGGAGGGATACTACAACCGGATGCGGAAAAACGGAACCCTGGGTGCTGCCGGGCGGTTGCCTGCCACCCGGGTATTCCTGCTGTCCAAGGAGGGTACCCGACCGGAGGGTCTGCCCTATGGGGTACGGGTGCCCCGGGACTGCGCCGCCCATCTGCCTGCCCTGGTGCGGCAGTTGTATGCCACCAAGCCCAAGCCGGAGGCTGCCCGGCTTGCCACCCGGCTGATCACTGTGCATTCCCCCCTGGGGCGCAGCGGCAAGACCACCGTGGCAATGGGACTGGCGTACACCCTGGCGGAAAAGGGGGCAAAGACCCTGTTCCTCAGCATGGACAGGCTCCAGAGCTGCAACTGGCTGCTGGGAGAGAGCCGGTATCTGCCGGACGATCACCTGCGCACCTTTACGCCGGACAATGCCGGTATTGCGGACGATCTGGAGAGCCTGGTGCGGCGGCATGGGTTTTACTATATCCCCCCCTTCTCCTCTCCGGGGCTGTCCCTGCGGATCCCCAAGGAGACCTATCTGCATATGGCAACCAAGCTGGTGGAGGCGCATGCCTATGACTGCATCGTCATGGACGCATCCTGCGAGTTCTCCTCCACCGTGTGCAAGCTGATGCAGGCATCCCACAACAATGTGGTGATCGCTTTGCAGGACGCCAACTCCTCCTACAAGCTGAACCGGATGCTGGTGTGCCTGGAGGATCCATTCCAGGAGAAGTTTTCCTACCTGTGCAATCTGTACCGGGAGAATGTGGAGGATTCCCGCTCCACTCTGATGAAGAAAACCATCGGGGAGCGGATCATTCCCTATAATCCCCGGCTGGACGGAGAGCAGATCATCAAGGCGGCGGCGGATCCTGCCTTTGCCCATGTGATGCAGGAACTGACCGGAACAATGTATTAG
- a CDS encoding GGDEF domain-containing protein, which produces MNTRYTHRFFFVAYLVMLACTLLLSGINARRTTGEESPYWGRSAQSFSQGWQDEQGDAVDPGQLNVEKDHPRSEWYEIHAELPQVLPADATLSFRSLYLRFTVIIGEHEIYSYGMEPSHVFGNSPGTCWHHIPLSGTYAGQTLTIRYATSYNASNECFADMELAGGAQLIVDAVRQGLPGLIASGLLLFLGVVFMLVDLPANRIMHRPNHGLLYLGILAVVVGLWSFTETHVPDLFVTSQQALNVFSLMLLSLTPIPIGLFLFECLMIWKERLFYIGFGLSVLEFVVCLILYMSGVTDYMRTLFITQGLILYFLILIVYTVAINIRDRERSRMEKGLILSGISIMGVCVGADLILSKLSYHLDNARFTRVGMILFILLFGVLNILQAMTQVKENSQLELVSQLAYKDGLTGIGNRTAFNERLAGLETMRQQIDPVSLVMLDVNNLKTANDKFGHQQGDILIKGASGVIHGAFAGLGTTYRIGGDEFAVVISSSTGREGIESALRIMQKDTDRFNENEICAVPLSIAWGYACAQSPEDPISRIMEEADEAMYARKREMKQKMGQAPVVR; this is translated from the coding sequence ATGAATACCCGTTATACACATCGTTTCTTTTTTGTTGCATATCTTGTCATGCTTGCCTGTACCCTGCTGCTGTCCGGCATCAATGCCCGGCGCACCACCGGTGAGGAAAGTCCCTACTGGGGCAGGTCTGCCCAGTCCTTTTCCCAGGGCTGGCAGGATGAACAGGGGGATGCGGTGGATCCGGGACAGCTGAATGTGGAAAAGGATCACCCACGCTCTGAATGGTATGAGATCCATGCGGAGCTGCCCCAGGTGCTGCCGGCGGACGCAACCCTGTCCTTCCGCAGCCTGTATCTGCGGTTCACTGTCATCATAGGGGAGCATGAAATCTATTCCTACGGCATGGAGCCATCCCATGTATTCGGCAATTCCCCCGGCACTTGCTGGCACCATATTCCCCTGTCCGGTACCTATGCAGGGCAGACGCTGACCATCCGCTATGCCACTTCCTATAACGCCAGCAATGAATGCTTTGCGGATATGGAGCTTGCCGGTGGCGCCCAGCTGATCGTGGATGCGGTGCGGCAGGGTCTGCCCGGATTGATCGCCTCCGGACTGCTGCTGTTTCTGGGAGTTGTGTTCATGCTGGTGGATCTGCCTGCCAACCGGATCATGCACCGACCCAATCATGGGCTGCTGTATCTGGGGATTCTGGCGGTGGTGGTGGGGCTCTGGTCCTTCACAGAGACCCATGTGCCGGATCTGTTCGTCACCTCCCAGCAGGCGCTGAACGTGTTCTCTCTGATGCTCCTGTCTCTGACCCCCATCCCCATCGGACTGTTTCTGTTTGAATGCCTGATGATCTGGAAGGAACGTTTGTTCTATATCGGCTTTGGATTGTCGGTTCTGGAGTTTGTAGTCTGTCTCATCCTCTACATGAGCGGCGTAACGGATTATATGCGTACCCTGTTTATCACCCAGGGGCTGATCCTGTATTTCCTGATCCTGATTGTGTATACGGTTGCCATCAACATCCGGGATCGGGAGCGCTCCCGGATGGAAAAGGGGCTGATCCTGTCCGGTATCAGCATTATGGGGGTCTGCGTAGGGGCGGATCTGATCCTCAGTAAGCTCAGCTACCACCTGGACAACGCCCGGTTCACCCGGGTGGGCATGATCCTGTTTATTCTGCTGTTCGGCGTGCTGAATATTTTACAGGCCATGACCCAGGTCAAGGAAAACAGCCAGCTGGAGCTGGTCAGTCAGCTTGCCTATAAGGACGGGCTCACCGGCATCGGCAACCGGACTGCCTTTAATGAGCGGCTTGCCGGCCTGGAAACCATGCGGCAGCAGATCGACCCGGTGAGCCTGGTGATGCTGGACGTGAACAATCTGAAAACCGCCAACGACAAGTTCGGACACCAGCAGGGGGACATCCTCATCAAGGGCGCTTCCGGCGTCATCCACGGCGCCTTTGCCGGACTTGGCACCACTTACCGGATCGGCGGAGATGAATTTGCCGTGGTGATCTCCAGCAGCACCGGCAGGGAGGGCATCGAGTCCGCTCTGCGGATCATGCAGAAGGATACAGACCGGTTCAACGAAAACGAAATCTGCGCCGTGCCTCTGAGCATCGCCTGGGGGTATGCCTGCGCACAATCCCCGGAGGATCCCATCAGCCGGATCATGGAGGAGGCGGACGAGGCCATGTACGCCCGGAAACGGGAAATGAAGCAGAAAATGGGACAGGCACCGGTTGTCCGCTAA
- a CDS encoding hemolysin family protein, which translates to MTEIIIIVLLIAMSAFFSGSETAFSTVNKIRLKNYAAQGNKRAARALEVADHFDAALTAILIGNNVVNILSASLATVVFTRYLGASAVGVSTAVMTVLVLLFGEITPKAYAKAHAESCALLMNRPILALMWIFRPVNWVFQKIRGLKKSGEQAPSVTEDELKVIIDEIEEQGVLEEQESDLVRSALEFDEIQVAQILIPRVNVVAVERWEDVTRIKELFFTEMYSRLPVYDKSIDNIVGVITSKDFFRMLDQGGQDIGTIMQDVLRISEFKRISEVLRSMQRTKLHLAVVLDQYGGTAGIVTMEDIIEELVGEIYDENDEVESPVTQIGENTYEVSGELSTSDLCEKLSLPENAIESASVSVGGWAMELFGHMPQPGEQITSGRFELTVLKMTDQKIQSVRLRIAPEPAVREDEEA; encoded by the coding sequence ATGACAGAGATCATTATCATCGTGCTTTTGATTGCCATGTCCGCATTTTTTTCCGGCAGTGAAACCGCATTTTCCACCGTCAACAAGATCCGGCTGAAAAATTACGCCGCCCAGGGCAATAAACGGGCTGCCCGGGCACTGGAGGTTGCGGATCATTTTGACGCTGCCCTGACTGCCATTCTGATCGGCAACAACGTGGTCAACATTCTTTCCGCCTCCCTGGCAACGGTGGTGTTCACCCGGTACCTGGGGGCAAGCGCCGTCGGGGTATCCACGGCGGTGATGACCGTGCTGGTGCTGCTGTTCGGGGAGATCACCCCCAAGGCATACGCCAAGGCTCACGCCGAGTCCTGCGCTCTGCTGATGAACCGACCCATTCTGGCGCTGATGTGGATTTTCCGGCCCGTCAACTGGGTGTTCCAGAAGATCCGGGGACTGAAAAAATCCGGAGAGCAGGCGCCCAGCGTCACAGAAGATGAGCTGAAGGTCATCATCGACGAGATCGAGGAGCAGGGGGTTCTGGAGGAGCAGGAAAGCGACCTGGTGCGCTCCGCTCTGGAATTTGACGAGATCCAGGTTGCCCAGATTCTGATCCCCCGGGTGAATGTGGTGGCTGTGGAGCGCTGGGAGGATGTAACCCGGATCAAGGAGCTGTTCTTTACGGAAATGTACTCCCGGCTGCCGGTGTATGACAAAAGCATCGACAACATTGTGGGAGTCATCACCAGCAAGGACTTTTTCCGGATGCTGGATCAGGGCGGACAGGACATCGGCACCATTATGCAGGATGTACTGCGGATCTCCGAATTCAAGCGCATCAGTGAAGTGCTGCGCAGTATGCAGCGTACCAAGCTGCACCTGGCGGTGGTGCTGGATCAGTACGGAGGTACCGCCGGCATCGTCACCATGGAGGATATCATTGAGGAACTGGTGGGGGAGATCTACGACGAAAATGACGAGGTGGAATCCCCGGTGACGCAGATCGGGGAAAACACATACGAAGTGTCCGGGGAGCTAAGCACCAGCGACCTGTGCGAGAAGCTTTCCCTGCCGGAAAACGCCATTGAAAGCGCCAGCGTATCCGTAGGGGGCTGGGCGATGGAGCTGTTCGGACACATGCCCCAGCCCGGCGAGCAGATCACCTCCGGCAGATTTGAACTGACTGTGCTGAAAATGACGGATCAGAAGATCCAGAGCGTGCGGCTGCGCATTGCGCCGGAGCCGGCCGTCCGGGAGGATGAGGAAGCATGA
- a CDS encoding flotillin family protein: MEEIWNSLGSTGHIVVIVLLVIALVVIGFLTMWKKVPQDKAMVITGMRKRVISGGGGFVVPLLERADYISLENIKVEVQVKDALSMLGVGITASGVAVIKVRNDRESILAAVEQFNTGNQQKTIVNIKDTGSDVLEGKLREIVSKLTVEEIYRDREKFASKVQEVAAIDLAEMGLEMKVFTIRDISDRNGYLEALGAEKIAQVKKDANIAKAEAQMESDIKTAEAVRLGEAAKIESLTRIEECNKNKELKVQEYKKQSESAKANADLAYQIQENITQKEVIETAMAAKILEKQREKELVDEQMRIEILKKQKEIELAENEVLKKEKELDAGVKKQAEADKFQSEKQSEAEKYREIAQAEAAATSIELEAKAKAEAVRIQGLAEAEIIRAKGAAEIEIVKAKGEAEANVMKEKAQAFRLYNDAAMAQMIVDRMPEIAQAIAAPLAKTEKIVIVDNGSTNGEGARGASKVTNYVTDIIGQLPETVEALTGYNLMDVFKKKGQSAQTPAADTVEAAQEAEPAE, from the coding sequence ATGGAAGAGATTTGGAACAGCTTGGGGTCTACGGGTCACATTGTTGTGATCGTACTGCTGGTGATCGCATTGGTGGTCATCGGATTCCTCACCATGTGGAAAAAGGTGCCCCAGGACAAGGCAATGGTCATCACCGGTATGCGTAAGCGGGTCATCAGCGGCGGCGGCGGATTTGTAGTGCCCCTGCTGGAGCGTGCGGACTACATATCCCTGGAGAACATCAAGGTAGAGGTTCAGGTCAAGGACGCATTGTCCATGCTGGGCGTTGGCATCACCGCCAGCGGCGTTGCAGTCATCAAGGTGCGCAACGACCGGGAATCCATTCTGGCTGCGGTGGAGCAGTTCAACACCGGCAATCAGCAGAAAACCATCGTAAATATCAAGGATACCGGCTCCGACGTGCTGGAGGGTAAGCTCCGTGAGATCGTGTCCAAGCTGACCGTGGAGGAGATCTACCGGGATCGTGAAAAGTTTGCCTCCAAGGTACAGGAGGTGGCTGCCATTGATCTGGCGGAAATGGGTCTGGAAATGAAGGTATTCACCATCCGGGACATCAGCGACCGGAACGGCTACCTGGAAGCACTGGGTGCGGAAAAGATCGCCCAGGTAAAGAAGGACGCCAACATCGCCAAGGCAGAGGCACAGATGGAATCCGACATCAAGACGGCGGAGGCTGTCCGGCTGGGTGAGGCGGCAAAGATCGAATCCCTGACCCGGATCGAGGAATGCAACAAGAACAAGGAACTGAAGGTTCAGGAATACAAGAAGCAGAGCGAATCCGCAAAGGCGAATGCGGATCTGGCGTATCAGATCCAGGAGAACATCACCCAGAAGGAAGTCATCGAAACCGCTATGGCGGCAAAGATCCTGGAAAAGCAGCGGGAGAAGGAACTGGTTGACGAGCAGATGCGCATCGAGATCCTGAAAAAGCAGAAGGAAATCGAGCTGGCGGAAAATGAAGTGCTCAAGAAGGAAAAGGAGCTGGATGCCGGAGTCAAGAAACAGGCAGAGGCTGACAAGTTCCAGTCCGAGAAGCAGTCCGAAGCGGAAAAGTACCGGGAGATCGCCCAGGCAGAGGCTGCCGCTACTTCCATCGAGCTGGAGGCAAAAGCAAAGGCAGAGGCTGTCCGGATCCAGGGTCTTGCAGAGGCGGAGATCATCCGGGCAAAGGGTGCCGCAGAGATCGAGATCGTCAAGGCAAAGGGCGAGGCGGAAGCCAACGTCATGAAGGAAAAGGCACAGGCGTTCCGGCTGTACAACGACGCAGCAATGGCGCAGATGATCGTGGACAGAATGCCGGAGATCGCCCAGGCCATTGCAGCACCTCTGGCAAAGACCGAGAAGATCGTCATTGTGGACAATGGCAGCACCAATGGGGAGGGCGCACGGGGCGCTTCCAAGGTGACCAATTATGTAACGGATATCATCGGGCAGCTGCCTGAGACGGTGGAGGCTCTGACGGGCTATAATCTGATGGATGTGTTCAAGAAGAAGGGGCAGAGCGCCCAGACGCCTGCCGCTGATACGGTGGAAGCAGCACAGGAAGCGGAACCGGCGGAGTAA
- a CDS encoding NfeD family protein, with amino-acid sequence MTTVFEVCFWVGVSVTVINALLGAFFDIIDFGIDFDLDFDLGGLHLDPGNFLPLSPSLLFMFLTIFGGTGMILQGRIPLWLVIVLGIALGLLVSFLVNRFVVRPLKRISEKESGGEADFIGMNATVTERIFPQGFGRISFVYEGNSISEPARSEDGKEIPTGTSVVVLEIRDKVYIVQPLR; translated from the coding sequence ATGACGACGGTTTTTGAGGTTTGCTTTTGGGTGGGCGTGTCCGTCACGGTCATCAACGCCCTGCTGGGTGCCTTCTTCGACATCATCGATTTCGGCATCGATTTTGACCTGGATTTTGATCTTGGGGGGCTGCATCTGGATCCGGGGAATTTTCTGCCCCTGTCCCCCTCCCTGCTGTTCATGTTTCTGACCATCTTCGGGGGCACGGGCATGATCCTGCAGGGGCGCATCCCCTTATGGCTGGTGATCGTCCTGGGCATTGCCCTGGGTCTGCTGGTATCCTTCCTGGTGAACCGGTTCGTGGTGCGCCCCTTGAAGCGGATCTCCGAAAAGGAAAGCGGCGGCGAGGCGGACTTTATCGGTATGAACGCCACCGTGACGGAGCGGATCTTCCCCCAGGGCTTCGGCAGGATCTCCTTCGTGTATGAGGGCAACAGCATTTCCGAGCCTGCCCGGTCGGAGGATGGGAAGGAGATCCCCACCGGCACCTCCGTTGTGGTGCTGGAGATCCGGGATAAGGTGTATATCGTACAGCCATTGCGGTAA
- a CDS encoding manganese efflux pump MntP family protein, with product MGFVELFLIGVGLSMDAFAVSVCKGLNMKTLNRKHALVIGLFFGGFQGIMPLLGWLLGKQFERYITAFDHWIAFVLLAFIGGKMVWEALHEDPEEVCPQPRLDLKELFMLAVATSIDALAVGITFAFLQVNIWGAVSLIAAITFVLSVIGVWVGNRFGSRFQTKAEIAGGVILVLIGLKILLEHLGVLG from the coding sequence ATGGGATTTGTAGAATTGTTTCTGATTGGCGTGGGGCTGTCCATGGATGCCTTTGCGGTATCCGTCTGCAAGGGGCTGAACATGAAGACCCTGAACCGGAAGCACGCCCTGGTGATCGGGCTGTTTTTCGGAGGCTTCCAGGGAATCATGCCCCTGCTGGGGTGGCTGCTGGGCAAGCAGTTTGAGCGGTATATCACTGCCTTTGACCACTGGATCGCCTTTGTGCTGCTGGCGTTCATCGGGGGCAAGATGGTGTGGGAGGCGCTCCACGAGGATCCGGAGGAGGTCTGTCCCCAGCCCAGGCTGGATCTGAAGGAGCTGTTCATGCTGGCGGTGGCAACCAGTATCGACGCACTGGCTGTGGGCATCACCTTTGCGTTTTTACAGGTCAACATCTGGGGTGCCGTTTCCCTCATCGCCGCCATCACCTTTGTGCTGTCCGTGATTGGGGTATGGGTGGGCAACCGGTTCGGCAGCCGGTTCCAGACCAAGGCGGAAATCGCCGGGGGCGTGATTTTGGTGCTGATCGGCTTGAAGATCCTGCTGGAGCATCTGGGCGTCCTGGGATAA
- a CDS encoding dockerin type I domain-containing protein, which translates to MYLIKQANMLKCTLEPGDRLSETQLMEITSGGHSSLLPCQRAQINGVMTLVYDTHAYNTMESSAAHMTPQQMRQTILELLHALRQLERQSELSGLRMGNLCVEFDKVYLNGETLRPAFVYVPLETAREFPETELRHEIMETIQSNECVRDEGNEMLLRYLQDPGNDLYDLIDRIPKIEQEASRPAPAPERGEAFHQLQAENRRLRQRMLLFGGAAVLLIVIVVLLVLFSRGDEEPVGAATEAPTTQAVTTEAALMPGDLNGDGKITREDRDLLIGSVNGEILLSPAQWKAADLNGDGKVDMDDCAELTMLEREGE; encoded by the coding sequence ATGTATCTGATCAAACAGGCGAATATGCTCAAATGTACCCTGGAGCCGGGGGATCGGCTCAGTGAGACCCAGCTGATGGAGATCACTTCCGGCGGGCACAGCAGTCTGCTCCCCTGCCAAAGGGCGCAGATCAACGGGGTCATGACCCTGGTGTATGATACCCACGCCTACAACACCATGGAGAGCAGCGCCGCCCACATGACCCCCCAGCAGATGCGGCAGACCATTCTGGAGCTGCTGCATGCCCTGCGACAGCTGGAGCGTCAGTCGGAGCTGAGCGGCCTGCGGATGGGAAACCTTTGCGTGGAATTTGACAAGGTCTATCTGAACGGAGAGACCCTGCGTCCGGCGTTTGTGTATGTGCCCCTGGAAACTGCCAGGGAGTTCCCGGAGACGGAACTGCGGCACGAGATCATGGAGACCATCCAGTCCAACGAGTGCGTCCGGGATGAGGGGAACGAGATGCTCCTCCGGTATTTGCAGGATCCGGGCAACGACCTGTACGACCTGATCGACCGGATCCCGAAAATCGAGCAGGAGGCATCCCGTCCGGCGCCCGCACCGGAGCGTGGGGAAGCATTTCACCAGCTTCAGGCGGAAAACCGCCGGCTGCGGCAGAGAATGCTGCTGTTCGGAGGAGCGGCAGTGCTGCTGATCGTGATCGTGGTGCTGCTGGTACTGTTCAGCCGGGGGGATGAGGAACCGGTGGGGGCTGCCACGGAAGCGCCCACCACCCAGGCTGTGACCACGGAGGCGGCGCTGATGCCGGGGGATCTGAACGGAGACGGGAAGATCACCAGGGAGGATCGGGATCTTCTGATCGGTTCCGTCAACGGGGAAATTCTGCTGAGCCCTGCCCAGTGGAAGGCGGCGGATCTGAACGGAGACGGCAAGGTGGATATGGACGACTGTGCGGAGCTGACCATGCTGGAAAGAGAAGGTGAGTAG
- a CDS encoding GtrA family protein, translated as MLKLIEKILSFLPKPLQELYHKYEEQLLYVLFGGLTTLISIVTKLAVFALVPDQGQPWRTTLAVTLSWIFAVTFAFFTNKAYVFKNQTKGAKEFFRVFASFYGARLLTFVLEEGIFLLCCDLMHWNETVITFVSQVLIFVANYVLSKLLVFRKKEKGEAE; from the coding sequence ATGCTGAAGCTGATCGAAAAAATCCTGTCCTTCCTGCCCAAGCCCCTGCAGGAGCTATACCACAAATATGAGGAGCAGCTACTCTATGTACTCTTCGGCGGACTCACCACCCTGATCTCCATCGTCACCAAGCTGGCGGTATTCGCCCTGGTGCCGGATCAGGGGCAGCCCTGGCGCACCACCCTGGCTGTGACCCTGTCCTGGATCTTTGCAGTGACCTTCGCCTTCTTCACCAACAAAGCCTATGTATTCAAGAACCAGACCAAGGGGGCAAAGGAATTTTTCCGGGTATTCGCCTCCTTCTACGGGGCACGGCTGCTGACCTTCGTGCTGGAGGAGGGCATCTTCCTGCTGTGCTGCGATCTGATGCACTGGAACGAAACCGTCATCACCTTTGTCAGCCAGGTGCTGATCTTTGTTGCCAACTATGTGCTCAGCAAGCTGCTGGTGTTCCGGAAGAAAGAGAAGGGCGAGGCGGAATGA
- a CDS encoding Smr/MutS family protein — translation MYSRTIDLHGMTVAEARRAMLALLKSCPASVREIEVIHGSHSGQALLRYVRVELKHPRISRKILGLNNGVTILELK, via the coding sequence ATGTACAGCAGAACCATTGACCTGCACGGCATGACCGTTGCAGAAGCCCGACGTGCCATGCTGGCGCTTTTGAAAAGCTGTCCCGCCAGCGTCCGGGAAATCGAAGTGATCCACGGCTCCCACAGCGGTCAGGCACTGCTGCGGTATGTGCGGGTGGAACTGAAGCACCCCCGGATCAGCCGGAAGATCCTGGGGCTGAACAACGGGGTCACGATTTTAGAGTTGAAATGA
- a CDS encoding CPBP family intramembrane glutamic endopeptidase, whose protein sequence is MTEKKLAAKRLLLFLVLAFGIAWIPALILNRVFGYHAWFETNRMPLFALPVLYAPALANVLTRKLTHEGWEHSLLRLRLKGNLKYYLTSLLLVSVLSLPSGALAVLISGGDWGTNGLTGTELASALLSTFATAPLLGFLTFGEEFGWRGYMNQKLECLLGTTGTVLAGGILWGLWHAVLTVQGHNFGTEYPGFPYVGIGAMCLLCIANGSILMWLTKKTNSIYPAAIYHAMFNNGGVLPGQLLSGKVQALTIPQQLLCQIPLYVAGLVCLLRMVHAKRQNATK, encoded by the coding sequence ATGACTGAGAAAAAGCTGGCGGCAAAGCGGCTGCTGCTGTTCCTGGTGCTGGCGTTCGGCATCGCCTGGATCCCGGCACTGATCCTGAACCGGGTGTTCGGATATCATGCATGGTTTGAAACCAACCGGATGCCCCTGTTCGCCCTGCCGGTGCTGTACGCTCCTGCCCTTGCCAATGTACTGACCCGGAAGCTGACCCACGAGGGCTGGGAGCACAGCCTGCTGCGTCTGCGACTGAAGGGGAATCTGAAATACTATCTGACAAGTCTGCTGCTGGTCAGCGTCCTCAGCCTTCCCTCCGGGGCGCTGGCGGTGCTGATCTCCGGCGGGGACTGGGGCACGAATGGTCTCACCGGAACGGAGCTTGCATCCGCCCTGCTGAGCACCTTTGCTACAGCGCCTCTGCTGGGCTTCCTCACCTTTGGGGAGGAGTTTGGCTGGCGTGGATATATGAACCAGAAGCTGGAATGCCTGCTTGGCACCACCGGCACAGTGCTTGCAGGGGGCATTCTTTGGGGCTTGTGGCATGCAGTGCTGACGGTGCAGGGGCACAATTTCGGCACGGAGTATCCGGGCTTCCCCTACGTCGGCATCGGCGCTATGTGCCTGTTATGCATCGCCAACGGCAGCATTCTCATGTGGCTCACAAAGAAAACCAACTCCATCTATCCTGCCGCCATTTACCACGCCATGTTCAACAATGGGGGTGTACTGCCGGGACAACTGCTCAGCGGCAAGGTGCAGGCTCTGACCATTCCCCAACAGCTACTGTGCCAGATTCCCCTCTATGTGGCAGGGCTGGTGTGCCTGCTGCGGATGGTGCATGCAAAGCGGCAAAATGCGACCAAATAA
- the dusB gene encoding tRNA dihydrouridine synthase DusB, which produces MNRVTIAGLELPRTAALAPMASVADRAYRQLCRSFGACMVTSELISAKGMCYNDSKTAELCTITPEERPMALQLFGSEPKFIQQAVKLLLPFQPDVIDLNMGCPVPKVVNTGAGSALMQDLNTAADLVAAARMASDVPVTVKIRRGWSEDTVNCVEFACRMAEAGAQAIAIHGRTRSQMYSGKADWSCIRAVKQAVSVPVIGNGDVCSGADCLNMYRETGCDLVMVGRASYGNPWIFQEIDAACRGIPYTPPTVEERMETMLLHIRMILETGRGKPEPQRMKEARKHAAWYLHGLRGAAGFRSRCYGLDSYQQAEQLARDVLAMQEQEDAHVQQNH; this is translated from the coding sequence ATGAACCGGGTCACCATCGCCGGGCTGGAGCTGCCCCGGACTGCCGCCCTTGCCCCCATGGCATCCGTGGCGGATCGTGCCTACCGGCAGTTGTGCCGCAGCTTTGGCGCATGCATGGTCACCAGCGAGCTGATCTCCGCCAAGGGTATGTGCTACAACGACAGCAAAACCGCAGAGCTTTGCACCATCACCCCGGAGGAGCGCCCCATGGCGCTGCAATTGTTTGGCAGTGAACCGAAATTTATCCAGCAGGCGGTGAAGCTGCTGCTGCCCTTTCAGCCGGATGTGATCGATCTGAACATGGGCTGTCCCGTGCCCAAGGTGGTGAATACCGGGGCAGGCTCTGCGCTGATGCAGGATCTGAACACTGCCGCCGACCTGGTGGCAGCAGCCCGGATGGCGTCGGACGTGCCGGTAACGGTGAAGATCCGCCGGGGCTGGAGCGAGGACACGGTGAACTGTGTGGAATTTGCCTGCCGGATGGCGGAGGCTGGGGCGCAGGCCATTGCCATTCACGGCAGAACCCGGAGCCAGATGTACAGCGGCAAAGCGGACTGGAGCTGTATCCGGGCGGTGAAGCAGGCAGTGTCCGTGCCGGTGATCGGCAACGGGGACGTATGCAGCGGAGCGGACTGCCTGAACATGTACCGGGAAACCGGCTGTGACCTGGTGATGGTAGGCAGGGCAAGCTACGGAAACCCATGGATCTTCCAGGAGATCGACGCTGCCTGCCGGGGCATCCCCTACACGCCCCCTACTGTGGAGGAGCGGATGGAAACCATGCTGCTGCATATCCGGATGATTCTGGAAACCGGCAGGGGAAAGCCGGAGCCGCAGCGGATGAAGGAAGCCCGGAAGCATGCGGCATGGTACCTGCACGGGCTTCGGGGTGCGGCAGGGTTCCGCTCCCGATGCTACGGGCTGGACAGCTACCAACAGGCGGAGCAGCTTGCCCGGGACGTGCTTGCCATGCAGGAACAGGAGGATGCCCATGTACAGCAGAACCATTGA